From the Xiphophorus maculatus strain JP 163 A chromosome 20, X_maculatus-5.0-male, whole genome shotgun sequence genome, one window contains:
- the LOC102218880 gene encoding dual specificity tyrosine-phosphorylation-regulated kinase 2, whose product MMIISRKPEAPIATARHGDGLYDSYMRTDHILKDEADANSPSGLPPMPKHTVVGNKVVMRDQMSVRGGQLKVKYLYEDSTNNRKINAITTAVIQNTGSTGQTPSKTTVSSLSKEHSADSSDSSKGSSETSGSQGAGNGSKLCNTLNPEQALRLYRSQLTTLEHTEIQTYPDIYFVGPNARKRPVVPGGNNNCGYDDEQGGYIHVPHDHLAYRYEFLKIIGKGSFGQVAKVYDHKLQQHLALKMVRNEKRFHRQAQEEIRILEHLRKQDRNGAMNVVHMLENFTFRNHICMTFELLSMNLYELIKRNKFQGFSLPLVRKFAHSILQCLEALYRHRIIHCDLKPENILLKQQGRSGIKVIDFGSSCFEHQRVYTYIQSRFYRAPEVILGSRYGLPIDMWSFGCILAELLTGYPLFPGEDEGDQLACVMELLGMPPQKILEQAKRAKNFINSKGQPRYCGVSTLPTGATVLTGARSRRGKMRGPPGSKDWSVALKGCEDPTFTDFLKKCLDWDPSSRLTPSQALRHPWLYRRLPKPLPGTEKSQGAPVKRLPEHHSTSFPSIMTKGGQGLGTTAPGNKLKSNIIGDSGETIPLRTVLPKLVS is encoded by the exons GTTGTCGGTAACAAGGTTGTAATGAGGGATCAAATGAGTGTGCGAGGTGGCCAGCTGAAGGTCAAGTACCTGTATGAAGACTCAACCAATAACCGGAAAATCAACGCTATAACCACAGCTGTCATTCAGaacactgggagcactgggcAGACGCCCTCCAAAACCACCGTCTCCAGCCTGTCCAAGGAACACAGCGCGGACAG CTCTGACTCCAGTAAGGGCTCCAGTGAAACGTCTGGCTCACAAGGAGCTGGAAACGGCAGCAAACTCTGCAACACCCTCAATCCCGAGCAGGCTCTGAGACTCTACCGGTCCCAGCTGACCACCCTGGAGCACACAGAGATCCAGACATACCCAGATATCTACTTCGTGGGACCCAACGCGAGGAAAAGGCCCGTCGTTCCCGGCGGAAACAACAACTGTGGCTACGACGACGAGCAGGGTGGCTACATCCATGTTCCTCATGACCACCTGGCGTATCGATATGAGTTCCTGAAG atCATCGGTAAGGGTAGCTTTGGACAAGTGGCTAAAGTCTACGACCacaagctgcagcagcacctGGCTCTCAAAATGGTGCGCAACGAGAAGCGCTTCCACCGGCAAGCGCAGGAGGAGATCCGCATCCTGGAGCACCTGCGCAAGCAGGACCGCAACGGCGCCATGAACGTGGTGCACATGCTGGAGAACTTTACCTTCCGCAACCACATCTGCATGACCTTCGAGCTGCTCAGCATGAACCTGTACGAGCTCATCAAGCGCAACAAGTTCCAAGGCTTCAGCTTGCCCCTGGTCAGGAAGTTTGCGCACTCCATCCTGCAGTGTCTCGAGGCGCTGTACCGGCACAGGATCATCCACTGTGACCTGAAGCCTGAGAACATCCTGCTCAAACAGCAGGGCCGCAGCGGCATCAAG GTGATTGACTTTGGCTCCAGCTGCTTTGAGCACCAGCGAGTCTACACCTATATTCAGTCCCGCTTCTACCGGGCTCCGGAGGTGATCCTCGGCTCGCGCTACGGCCTTCCCATCGACATGTGGAGCTTCGGCTGCATCCTGGCCGAGCTGCTGACGGGCTACCCGCTGTTTCCCGGGGAGGACGAGGGTGACCAGCTGGCCTGCGTCATGGAGCTGCTCGGCATGCCCCCACAAAAGATCCTGGAGCAGGCCAAGAGAGCGAAGAACTTCATCAATTCCAAGGGTCAGCCTCGCTACTGCGGGGTCAGCACCCTTCCGACCGGTGCCACCGTGCTGACAGGGGCGCGCTCGCGCCGCGGCAAGATGAGAGGCCCGCCGGGCAGCAAGGATTGGAGCGTCGCGCTCAAAGGCTGCGAGGATCCCACCTTTACTGACTTCTTAAAGAAGTGTTTGGACTGGGACCCCTCTTCCCGCCTCACGCCTAGCCAGGCCCTCAGACACCCCTGGCTGTACCGCCGGCTTCCCAAGCCCCTCCCCGGGACAGAGAAGAGCCAAGGGGCGCCTGTGAAACGGCTCCCCGAGCACCACAGCACCTCTTTCCCCTCCATCATGACGAAGGGCGGACAGGGCCTAGGCACAACGGCTCCCGGCAACAAACTCAAGAGCAACATAATTGGAGATTCAGGGGAGACCATCCCTCTTCGCACAGTCCTACCTAAACTTGtctcctaa